A single genomic interval of Dysidea avara chromosome 8, odDysAvar1.4, whole genome shotgun sequence harbors:
- the LOC136262872 gene encoding uncharacterized protein, giving the protein MLCKITFAILCLVVYYQPTATTPVDDNDMAELVMKNYFSVVKASGRMVGCRPKIVVGRKGSRIQPFSGWRGNVALIVDYGDCAPGRKGYICAVNWGDGTPPQIKRLDDFGPCQLAHQYPKVNAEYSVTAFYCSSPPTANTVSSCSTYCRTIDTSYDPGNSTLIF; this is encoded by the exons ATGTTGTGTAAAATAACGTTTGCCATCTTGTGCCTGGTTGTGTATTACCAGCCCACTGCTACCACGCCTGTGGATGATAATGACATGGCTGAATTGGTGATGAAGAACTACTTCAGCGTCGTGAAAGCTTCAG GACGGATGGTTGGTTGTCGCCCCAAAATTGTCGTTGGACGAAAGGGATCACGTATCCAGCCATTCAGTGGCTGGAGAGGAAACGTTGCTCTCATTGTGGACTATGGGGACTGTGCTCCTGGTCGTAAAGGATATAT ATGTGCTGTGAATTGGGGTGATGGTACCCCACCACAAATTAAGAGACTTGATGATTTTGGACCATGTCAACTTGCCCACCAGTACCCCAAAGTGAATGCTGAGTACTCAGTGACAGCGTTCTACTGTTCATCACCACCAACTGCAAATACTGTGTCAAGCTGTTCCACATATTGCCGTACAATTGACACCTCCTATGATCCAGGAAATTCTAcgttaattttttaa
- the LOC136262810 gene encoding uncharacterized protein, giving the protein MTELCFKCKKGVLEGCGYYYLGNSFHARCLRCCTCEGKLIGKPFLTSDDKIFCNDECAKNYELNCDATSEHASTSVEHSPNQTRSVSPDEPLFVPTMGSSPVPSGAVNRMYRTDSLSSDLSGTSHTSESSYTHDANKKPKKRILKQPHEKRMAHRSKHVHWRLDEVVDSHYDGDDTSLDSSDAYVGLARVPKFGQGWKDSDEQGKVQWTVNPQWKDVPEATTFQATTFQRNVTATPDELDIDMPFDDTYVAKTMPPLQVTVVEKHQLTTSPLTDNNATPLVVNSDIRYTQSQDTPTQSQEDNHTQLIDTPMYAADTPSQVNDMLTSTPVVLRRKNGTNASSMPPILKLRDSMVCELEDSIYDYKPDIFQFPDLNSESSPNVGKKVAGVQQLSPLLEDTASMPSVLKINETSQLVESSMRSQSDQGPFQFPSMISESGDSSTMSQPDKDEMGQNIVGPTKTASPEQLSNNTPNHVKTASPMHKKSMPLQQRHLTFNHAASETSLTSPSSITSRLNHHLHMKAGSTSSLPVNLSSYTINQSSGKKFKDSSRESHHSSQNSLSGRSKESVSSLPTSSSNSSSLGSDSDDIDTPLSKLDEAITPIKASVGRHSRNHSTHTAQSSRTMPLIAQKGLDAIMHELEQEEAHKTNNNISRKTKNLIGCGVCHRTVVDSGLVLDGVAYHILCCVCVACGRSLRGKKVYKAKGQLYCEEDFLYCGFRLNQRSCDHCKMPIISQGGIPDLVEAYKKTFHRRCFQCTQCYTSLASEEDSRLLEGRPVCTKCHLLVLYQQTTPTIRRTAQPIQAGCSEML; this is encoded by the exons AAGGGAAGTTGATTGGCAAACCTTTCTTGACCAGTGAtgataaaatattttgtaatgaTGAG TGCGCCAAAAATTATGAACTAAACTGTGATGCTACATCCGAACAT GCATCTACCAGTGTGGAACATTCTCCAAACCAGACGAGGTCGGTGTCACCAGACGAGCCTCTGTTTGTCCCCACAATGGGCTCATCTCCTGTACCATCAGGAGCTGTCAACAGAATGTATCGGACTGACTCTCTTTCTTCAGACCTTAGTGGTACCAGTCATACTTCTGAGAGTTCATATACCCATGATGCTAACAAGAAGCCAAAGAAACGTATTTTAAAACAACCTCATGAAAAGAGGATGGCCCATCGTAGTAAGCACGTCCACTGGCGGCTGGATGAGGTTGTTGACAGTCACTATGACGGAGATGATACATCTCTAGACTCAAGTGATGCATATGTGGGGCTGGCAAGGGTCCCAAAGTTTGGCCAGGGATGGAAGGATAGTGATGAACAAGGGAAAGTGCAATGGACAGTGAACCCACAATGGAAAGATGTCCCTGAAGCAACCACCTTTCAAGCAACCACCTTTCAACGAAACGTCACGGCTACACCAGATGAACTAGACATTGACATGCCTTTTGATGACACCTATGTTGCTAAGACAATGCCACCATTGCAAGTAACTGTTGTAGAAAAACACCAGTTGACTACATCACCATTGACTGATAACAATGCTACACCTTTAGTGGTTAATAGTGATATTAGATATACACAATCACAAGACACTCCAACTCAATCTCAAGAAGATAACCATACCCAATTGATAGACACTCCAATGTATGCAGCAGACACTCCCTCCCAAGTGAATGACATGCTCACCTCTACGCCAGTTGTACTAAGAAGGAAGAATGGAACAAATGCCAGTTCCATGCCTCCCATACTGAAATTACGAGATTCCATGGTGTGTGAGTTAGAGGACAGTATTTATGACTACAAGCCAGATATATTTCAATTTCCTGATCTCAACAGCGAAAGCTCTCCAAATGTTGGAAAGAAGGTGGCAGGTGTTCAACAGCTGTCGCCACTACTAGAAGACACAGCCTCAATGCCATCAGTTTTGAAGATCAACGAGACAAGTCAACTGGTAGAGAGCAGCATGAGAAGTCAGTCAGATCAAGGACCATTCCAGTTCCCCAGTATGATCAGTGAAAGTGGCGACAGCAGCACTATGTCACAGCCAGACAAAGATGAGATGGGCCAGAACATTGTGGGGCCAACGAAAACAGCATCTCCAGAACAGTTATCAAACAATACACCAAACCATGTCAAAACTGCTTCACCAATGCACAAAAAGTCAATGCCATTACAACAACGTCACTTAACTTTTAACCATGCAGCCAGTGAGACAAGTTTAACATCGCCCTCATCAATAACCAGTAGGCTGAATCACCATTTACACATGAAAGCCGGCTCAACCTCATCTCTACCTGTTAACCTGTCGTCGTACACGATAAACCAGTCTAGTGGTAAGAAGTTTAAGGACAGTTCAAGGGAGTCACATCATAGTAGCCAGAACTCTCTGAGTGGAAGAAGCAAAGAATCTGTCAGTAGTCTGCCCACTAGCAGTAGTAACTCATCATCGCTGGGATCGGACAGTGATGATATCGATACTCCACTGAGTAAGCTGGATGAAGCCATCACACCAATAAAAGCCTCAGTAGGGAGACACAGCAGAAATCACtccacacacactgcacaatcATCTAGGACAATGCCATTGATTGCTCAGAAAGGACTAGACGCTATCATGCATGAACTGGAACAAGAAGAAGCTCACAAAACCAACAACAATATCAGCAGAAAGACAAAGAACCTTATTG GTTGTGGTGTATGCCACAGAACAGTTGTAGACTCTGGTCTGGTGTTGGATGGAGTAGCATACCATATtctgtgctgtgtgtgtgttgcttGTG GTCGATCATTAAGAGGCAAGAAAGTCTACAAAGCAAAAGGTCAGCTGTATTGTGAGGAAGACTTCTTG TATTGTGGGTTCAGGTTAAAccagagatcatgtgatcactgcAAGATGCCCATTATATCACAG GGTGGTATACCTGATTTAGTTGAGGCTTATAAGAAGACATTTCACAGGCGATGTTTCCAGTGCACG CAATGCTATACATCACTAGCAAGTGAAGAAGACAGTCGATTACTTGAAGGAAGACCAGTCTGTACTAAATGTCATCTGCTTGTGTTGTATCAACAAACTACCCCCACCATAAGGCGAACTGCCCAGCCCATTCAAGCTGGCTGTTCAGAAATGCTATAG
- the LOC136262873 gene encoding uncharacterized protein, whose product MLLKVTFAVLLLVVAATAATVDDNDIVDLALDNYFGIVNASGGEVGCCPVIVRGPKGSVIQPFTGWRGNVALIVDWGTCTVGDHGFICGVDWGDGSRKDVKLLDDFGPCQIAHQYEKVDAQYTVTAFYCSAPSGKCATKCCRSYVRTIDTSYDPGNPNFTL is encoded by the exons ATGTTGCTgaaagtgacatttgctgttcTGTTACTGGTGGTGGCTGCAACAGCAGCTACGGTAGACGACAATGACATCGTAGACTTGGCGTTGGATAACTACTTCGGCATTGTGAACGCTTCGG GTGGAGAGGTTGGCTGTTGCCCGGTGATCGTCCGGGGACCAAAAGGCTCCGTTATTCAACCGTTTACTGGCTGGAGAGGAAACGTTGCTCTTATCGTAGATTGGGGAACATGCACCGTTGGCGACCATGGATTTAT TTGTGGTGTAGACTGGGGTGATGGCTCTCGTAAAGACGTCAAGTTACTTGATGATTTTGGTCCATGTCAGATTGCTCACCAATATGAGAAAGTTGATGCTCAATACACAGTAACTGCGTTCTACTGCTCAGCACCGTCTGGCAAATGTGCTACAAAATGTTGTAGGAGTTATGTGCGCACAATTGATACCTCATATGACCCTGGCAATCCTAACTTCACTCTCTGA
- the LOC136262870 gene encoding uncharacterized protein — protein sequence MELKMITFLCTILVLLYHPTVSSPVDDNAIADLVLMNYFNIMNATGTTVGCCPAIVVGPQGSLIQPISGRRAGVALIVDYGSCSVHDQGFMCGVDWGDGTKQDTKKLDKIGPCNMIHQYPQVDAQYTVTAYYCGPSDGQGGTSCCKSYVRTIDTSKNIGGIGELNL from the exons ATGGAGCTAAAGATGATTACTTTCTTGTGTACAATCTTAGTACTGCTCTACCACCCTACAGTCTCGTCACCAGTGGACGACAACGCTATTGCAGATTTAGTATTAATGAACTATTTCAACATCATGAATGCTACAG GCACAACAGTTGGCTGCTGCCCAGCGATCGTCGTGGGACCTCAAGGATCTCTAATCCAACCAATTTCTGGTCGGAGAGCAGGTGTTGCTCTTATAGTGGACTATGGTTCCTGTAGTGTTCATGACCAAGGATTTAT GTGTGGTGTGGATTGGGGAGATGGTACGAAACAAGACACAAAGAAGCTTGACAAGATCGGACCATGCAACATGATCCACCAATATCCCCAAGTCGATGCACAATACACAGTGACAGCATATTACTGTGGGCCGTCAGACGGTCAAGGGGGTACCAGCTGCTGCAAGAGTTATGTACGTACAATTGACACATCAAAGAACATAGGAGGAATAGGAGAGCTGAACCTTTAA